A segment of the Polyodon spathula isolate WHYD16114869_AA chromosome 14, ASM1765450v1, whole genome shotgun sequence genome:
TGATTTAATATGATTGGAAGAAAGAATGCGATCTACAGTAGTATACAGAAGCAAAATGCAAAGGGTTACAACCATGTTAAATATAAAGGTTTTTGtatatttgtgaaactgtttgaaaatgttacagAAGCCAACAACTTCCTgaaagtttcatgaatatcaataTCAGGCTTTGACAAAGTCATTCAAATTGTCTGTTGTGAACAGAGCCTAAATATTCAGCAAAATCTAATGCACATCAATTCagggtggttttatttttaaaaagttttcttcTAGTAACTGTCCACCCCTTAAGATCAGAGAATGTTTAGACTACCTGAGATCAGATGACTAGGTTACTGCATTCGTTTTGTCTGTTTTCCTCAAACTGCTTGGGTTAAGTTTGTTGGAATGTTAATTACAGAACAGATCAGAAGTACTGTGTAAAACCACAGTGTAATCTCCTTGTTGTAAAGCAGGCAGCAGTTCTTTAGCATGACTGAAGCAAATTTAGACTTGAAATAAACAGTGATTGCTGTATGAGTCaatttggggggggggcgggacaCCACAAGGCCATTACTACATTTGTGGTAGTATTCACTACCTATAGGAAATGATAAATccgtgttgtgtttttgtgtgtcacTGGCCTTGTTTGGAAATTTGCATTGCGTTGTCTGATGACCTTTTACATAGTGAGAGAAGACAGCCCTGCGGTGTGCCTCTTGAATCATTCCTGCTCAGTGATGGAGGCCAGAACCAGATCTGTAAAATGTTTGAGTGATTTGCTCTCACTGGATCAAACACATGTATTGGGATGCATTCATTTGATCTAAACTGTTACTGATCTCACTACTGCCACTGTTTTAAATAAGTGGATTTATGAATGTAAATATATGAAACATCCCAGGAAGGTTTAtagtttaatcattttaaatgacagtgGCAAACATACCTAAACACTGATCTACAATAAGCCTCCTATTGTGAAGCAGTTTGATCATTTATACTAATTTAGTAAGATATACTTGAGCTTTCCAAtgcgctgtggctaatcaagtgcgaggtaaaatctggaatgggtgaaactgctatgcaataggaatctcaTTTCCCTGAAGTATAAACACCACAGTATTGAAAAGTAacgacagactttttttttttttctggtttcttcAGCTCCAAGTCCAACCTCTGCTGTTCATTACCTGGCAACGAAGTGTGTTGATATCCGAAAACACCACCAGAGTTCAAAGTGGTTTATGCCCTGGGGTCCCAGCCAGTGTGAAAAAATCCGAGATTTTGATGAGGCCATGATCAAACAGATTGAAGCCAATGAAATTGTGTTTGCCGTCCACATCCCTCTGCCCAACAACGAGATGAGCCCCTGGTTCCAGTTCATGCTGTTCATCCTGCAGTTTGACATTGCCTTCAAGATGGGCAACCAGATAGGTAAGTGAAGTGCTAGGGAAACCCTGTATGCCCTGTTCTTTCAATGGATTGATTTCAGAACATATGGAGGGGGAGGGAATGGCATCTGTTACAAAAACAATCCAAGTTAAATGATTCCTTGTACAGTTCCTTAATACAAATGTGTCAGTAATCCTGTTATTACTTGTTCACCTTTTTTAATGACTTGGTATATGccattgagtttattttttactatagTATTTCTAAACACTGCATAATGTAGTGTGTTTTCTAAAAGACATTGTCCTGCAGTGCTGgtttgtgttgcatttttaattgaatgaatgtCCAATATAAGTGCCCTTGAGATGAACAAAGTAGTGGAAGCCAAACTCTGAATAGCCTGGAAAGTGTTGTGCCATGAGAGTGCATTTGTGTCCTCTCTAATTGACATGTGATGTGAGCTGTATGTAAAATTCTTCACTGTGGAGTCAGGAGTTTTCCCAATAGAGATTCACAGGAAGTGCAGGTAGCACACTTTGTGTAATTCACCTTCCCCTCTTTCTAGTTCTGATGAGATTCCTGGATTGTTGCACCAAGACAACTTTGTGAGGACTGGCACTTGGACAGTAGCCAGGATTTGTCCTCAATGGAGGTGTTAGTGGACAACACAGCCTTTTAATGAAGGGACACTGCAGAACCAGGGTGTCTGGGAAAGTGATAGGAACAGAGACCATGGAGCGACTGCTCCTAATGGAATTGCTTTTGCTACTTCTGAAGCTGCAAGAAAATATGtctttttgtatttctcttaTCCCAGCATGTGTCTGTAGGTTTGCTGTTAGTTCATACAGTTATAGGAGAGGAACAATTTTAACAGGGATCAGATTGTTTAAATGATATACATACTTGAGTGTAGTTCTAAACAAACTAAAATGCATAATTTAGCAAGTATTTCTAAATGGATTGTGTGAATTCACTACTGGAATCCATGTGTGATGCACAGTTCTGTTTCACATCTTTGGTGCAGAGTTGTTAAAAGCCTGAATGGCGAGATGCTCTGATTTAAAGAAACATCTTGGCTCATGGTTTGAAAAGGTACATTCTGCCTGCATAAAGGGAAACTGTGATCTTGAATAAGTAGCAGGGTGGTGTAACAGGCATTGTTTTGGGATTCACTGCTTCTGGAGATTCGTATCCCTGTCAGCGAGATGAggttataaccctaacccttcccaTGTCACCGACTCTGCATTTCCATGCTAAGGAAACTGATTTTTGGGTATTCTGAATGGACAGGTGTTGCCTTATCTCATTTTGCCCTTTTCCCCTAGTTGTTGTTGCTTAACAGTTGTATTAAGGTTCCAGATATTTGCTGTAGATCTTTTAAACTCTGATTTCATTTGTATAGGCAGGAGTCTGTATAAAGATTCACTTTAATTAGATTATTCCACCTTGTGCATTCATTTCCAGATCAGATCACTTGAGCCCAGTGTatcgttttcagtttgtttgccgTTCCTGTTCTCTTTGTTACCCCAACGCTATGCTCTGATTGCATGAGTAACCTGCAGTGTACCATATATATAATTCACAGCGGGGTGGCTTTCTTTCTGAAGCGGACAGCAGGAGCTGGCTTGGCCCAGGCAGTGATAGAAGCAACTGCGTCCGTAAATCACGTCTTCGAGTATTTCTACCTGCCCAGCTAGCTCTAGCAGCTGTACAAGGAAATTCGAGAGCAGCCGGCAAAATTGTCTTTGACCAAAAGTGACCCCCTGCTATGTCCAGGTAAACTGTACACttgctgtgtgttctgtttggAATCATCTCCCCAGACCCATCCAGTATGCCAAAGCAGCAACTGTTCTTACAAGACATCtgtattgtaataaaacaatcctgtatagttttaaaaaaaaaaattgaaatctttTGACAGATTTCATAAATGGATTCAGAAACCAAACTGTGATCAATATATCTGGGAAGTTGGCACATTCACTGCAAATTCATAAAACACAATTGTCTGGCCAGTTAGAAGACTTTTGTAAACATGCCATAGGAGCATGCGCTTTTCTTTAAGTAACAGACAGAAAGAGGACAAATGTAAGAGGTTTAATCTCCATGTAGAGGCTTAATGTTTCAGAAAGTGACAATGCCATTGATTGCGACATGCAAGATTCCCTTGGGTATTTGAATTAATTGATAAGAGGCAAGATAACTGCAAATAGAACTTAAATCCCTGCTCAATGCAAGAAAGTGTCTTCACACAAGCAGGGCGAAATGAATACCCTGCCCAAACGACTTTGGCAGAGCTCCAGCAAtaacacagctgttgaaatggcTTGGTCGCCGGGGCAATGAACACGGCGCTGTGAGGGAATGTTTGTGTGCAGTAAGCTGACATTCAGATGCTTGGCAGCGGCCCTGGGCTGGACGAAAGATAGCGAAAAAGAGAACCTGCCAATAATCCCCCTTTCTGACCGCAAGATTGTGGCTTGTTTCGTAACAGCACAAGAGTCTCTTTTGAAATGTGAAGTGTAACTGCTCTGCCTTGCAATCTGATCTAAATCATCCTGATGCAATGCCGTCATTCTTCTGCATTAATGGAACACAAAAGAGCTCAAAGGCACAGCCAGTAATTTCAGTGCCCCTCATTTGGGGAGGCCGAGGTGGATTCTCACACAGAGTGTACAACAGGGTGGGAAGGCAGCAACAAGGATCAGCAAAGGAGGTCTTTAGAAGGCAGGGTTAGTATCTGTAATCCCTGTTTGAAACTCTGCAGCAAGACCCAAGCAAACCATAGTGCAAGTGCTGAGTGCCCCAGGTGAATAAGATTGAGTGCATCAAGAAGTGAGCGGAAATAAATTTGCCCAGAAGAAAACGACACAGCTACACAGCCCATTATGAAAGTGACTGTGGCGACATGGAAGATGCCGCATTGAATGTTGGGATCAAACCTGTTGGATACGTAGGTGTCCTGCAGTGTTTCGTTAGGGAGCTCAGTTGTATGTGACTGGGCTAGGTGAGGGATTGAGGCATTTAAAGTATCAGATAGAATCCAGCTAATCTCTGTATTTACCCCTTTTCTTTTTAAGCAATGTAGACAAGTAGACGTTTGTTCTAGTTCATACAAAACTCTGCATGTCTGCACTTCACTCGTCACAATCTTACTTAATGTTTTCCAACTGCTTGTCTGCAGCCtgagtgctttttattttattttttttaataaaaagctaaACTGAGCTTTGAAACTTTTTATTaccgggggggggtgggggggggggggggggtataaattATTTTTGGTGCTCAGACATACTTGGTTTAAAATTGACTAGTCAGATTCCCGAAAATCCAACAgattgtgtgcacacacacacagattacacACCtagaacagattttcttttttgtatttttttgcactATAATGCTGTACAATGCTAATACAACATCTAGTACTGTAAATGTGTCACTTGGCTAACATTAACTTCCCTGACCAGTTAAATAATCTTTCCAGTTATGTATTGTTATAGTTGTATGGTTGTCCCTTGCAGCTGGATTTGGTGTATTTTTGGTTTGACGCAGCTGTGAAAATGTACTGAACCACAAACTTCCATCTCGCCTAATTGAACCCTGTATGAATACAGCAGCTCAAAGCTTATTTATAGCACTAAAAGCCCCCCCTCCCTTCCTGTCAAGGATCTTGCTGCATAAACCTATAGATCTGTGCAAAGGAAGAATGAGGCAGAATATAGGGAATTTAGTTTATCCACTTCTGAGATGCCAGGATGTATTTATTGTGGGGAAATGGTGTATTTTGTGACTCAGTAATCAGAATTgtaaaaagatttattttgaatattgtcACGCTGGTTTTGTGCGTTTTTTAGACAACTAATCGCATGCATCTGTTTAACCAACTAACACTATTACAAACCatattaaatacaagtttttataaTAGCAAGAAGTCCTTAGTTATATTTACGGAAACCAGGAGCCTTCTGAAGGCAAACTGCATTCCTGTTGCAAGGATAATTGCACCATGGCATGATAATGTCTTCCTCCCTACAGAAGAAGGAGCCGTGGTGACAATTGACGTGTCGCTGGCTTACAGGGACGACACCTTCAGCAAATGGACGGAAATGGCACATTCTATAGAGCAACGGAAACTGAGCTGCAACTTTTCAACTCCCAAGGTGTGTAAGGCTGGTCTCTGTTTTGTGTGTCTTGACAAGAAACTGGTCTAACCCGCCTACCAGTCCCGATGTGTCCTTCAGGTTTGCAAAGTTAATGATGTTTAAACCACTCCCCCCAAATGTAGTGTTGATGAAATGTACAGCCAGTTGTTATGAGATTCTGTTATACATGCTGTGGAATTGAGCCCTGGTGATCATCGATGTACAATTAATATCTGGATTGTTCTACCCTGTAGTCAAATTGGTTGTAAACTCTGTGGGTCTATGGGCCTGACGGCTTAATGAATAATAGCTGATTACAAgcactttctttcttttagaCCCATGAATACGAGGGCCGGCATTATGAATGCGACCTCTTGCCTTTCGTGGAATTGGGAAGTGTTGCACACAAATATTACCTCATCAACATCCGTCTACCAGTGAACGAGAGGAAAAAAATTAATGTTGGCATTGGAGAAATTAAGGATATCCGTCTCGTGGTGAGTCTGCAGTTGGAGATGCTTTTTAAGTACTGCTTGGTAACTGGAAAGCACTGCTTCAGGCCTGGCTTGGATTGAAAGACTGTGAAACCTTAACTTTGTATATATTAGAATAAAAACACTTCAGTTTAGAGTGATTGAAGaaaactgctttttttaatgATCTGCATTATTGCAGTACTGTATTGACTACAAGTCTAGGGCTGTACATGGGAATGTGGAATTTGCATTCACAATAGCGATCTGCAATCTGTATTCAGAACATTTTGCATACTAAGTTATCAATCCAAACTGACACCCACTGTTGAGTGCCCTTCCAGTGCCGTTATGCATTTAAAACTATATCTGTAACCAATTAACAAATGGCATCTGAACTGCATGTCTAAATCCTTATAACTGGTAGTGGAGTAACCTTTCAGTTAAAGTTGTCAACCTGTGCTGTTGCTTTCCCATAATGTGTGATTTCTGTCCTGTAGCACTTTTAATCCCATACCTTTCTCTTAAAGTGTAAGCAAAGCAGTAGTGGTGAAGtgtgtggttgtttttgtttttaaccacatCCCGCAGGGTATCCACCAGAATGGAGGGTTCACTAAGGTATGGTTCGCCATGAAGACCTTCCTCACTCCCAGCATCCTCCTCATCATGATCTGGTACTGGAGGCGAATTACGTTGATGACACGGCCGCCGGTCCTGCTTGAGAAGTGAGTCTGCTACAATCCCCAATTCCTGTCCAGGACTTTCTCATCCCAAGCTTGCTCGCTCGCAGGACCACCGAGACACAGGCAGCGTCcagctgcatttctttttaagatttatttgttttaccattTGCCTCCTTTTATCTTTAATTTTGGCTTTTGATTTCAGGGTCATCTTTGCACTTGGGATTTCTATGACTTTCATTAACATCCCAGTAGAGTGGTTTTCTGTTGGGTTTAATTGGACATGGATGCTGTTGTTTGGGGATATCCGCCAGGGGATTTTCTACGCTATGCTGCTGTCCTTCTGGATCATCTTCTGTGGGGAGCATTTGATGGTATGTGAAGTGCAAGTCTGCTTGACATATTAAAGCCTTGTTTGAGTGTGCGGTTCTGTATGGGGAAACACATCGGTCTGTATGCCATACTTCCCTCTTTGCATGTACATACAGTGGATGTAGTTGCCGCTTCTGATACAGTGCAGTAGTTCTAAATCTTGTGGTGGGGGATATGTGACTAACATGCTTGTGTTGTATGTTTTCCTGTGCTACAGTCTGGTTTGCAAATTCCTGTATATAATTGCTTTGCTTGTTGCTGAGATTTCTCACTGCTTCTCTAGGATCAATCTGAAAGGAACCATTTCGGTGTTTACTGGAAGCAAGTTGGGCCTATCGTCTTCGGATCCTTCTGCCTCTTTATTTTTGACATGTGTGAAAGGTGAGCTTGGCCATGTCTGGATTACACCAAATCAGatggttgtcttttttttctttttcatgaactACTGGATCATCAGTTTATTGGTTCAGAGACTGATGAGGAGGACACTGCTGCATACTGTCATACTGTACACTAGACtagtttcatgaatattaaaacattttatttattaactgccCAGATTAATTAACATATTCTGAGTAGATTATTGTCCAACATGCCATATTCAAAATGCTGGTATTTTAACTATGGCAGGAGATATTCATAAAAGCATTTGAATGTTTCCTCAGGGGAGTCCAGCTGAAGAACCCATTCTACAGTATCTGGGCTTCGGACGTGGGCACTGAATTGGCTGTATCCTTACTCATGCACTCCGATTTTCCCTTTTATTCTGGAATAGCCCTTCACAAACCAGCCCATTTCATGTCTTTCTAATCAGGAACAACTTCAAAGTGCAAGAAGATGTTTATACAGTTTCCAGTGCCTTTTTTGGCCATTGAGGCGTGCGGCTGTCTTAGTAAATGGGCTCCTGCTAGGGTCACCCACAGGGAGTTTTGTTGCTTGCCCTGGACCACTCTGTCTGTGCTGATTACGCAGCGCATTTTgctggttgctttgctggtgaatTTGTATTGTCTGGTAAAAACAGATCTTGACAATAGGCAGGCAAGTCTCTTCTGGAACTGACTGTGGAATTGAATGCAAGTTTAATTCGCACTATGAATCCCCAAAGAGCATTTTCAAAATTGCTATTTCTAACAACTCTAAACCGCTTGCACCTTAAGCTGTCATGGTTTTTTCATTAGCTGGAGTGTAAGTTGACATATATGAGCTGGCTCTTAAAGCATTCGGAAGGATTTCTTTTGAAAGCGGGTGGCCTCTTGTCCAATGTTCTTGGCTACCATTAATTGCTGTTAGTATGCTGAGTGAAGCCAATGTGATTAGTTCCACTTCTTTGGAGTACGGGCCTCCTCTGTCTAGAGTCTCTACTGGGAATCCCTTTCTTGCTCTGCTGGAGCAGAAGTAGCTTTTCCCCTTTTAGCTCTTAATGCTTCTCCAGCCACCTTTTgctgtctgactttttttttcctcaataaaacatgacatttatCACCAGTACTACTCTTGCTTCCCAAAGCAACGTCCAAAGAATTGCAATTAATTTTGGATTAATACGTTAATAATGATTGTCATTAGTAAATATATTAACACATATACATTTACCCCTTCTGAAAGCACATTGGTACATTCCCTAACAGAACCTGCAGATGGCTTTCATCATTGTGGCGGGAATCTGTGCCTGTCTGTACTTCCTGTTCCTGTGTTTTATGGTGTTCCAGGTGTTCAGGAATATCAATGGAAAGAGGACCGCTCTGCCTGCCATGTCCAAGGCTAGACGCCTTCACTACGAGGTGAGCATTAGTCCATTTCAGAGGGGTGCTTGTTCAGAAGTGTGAGGAACGTTCAGGTTTGACTTAAAGCTATGCAATTCCTACTAATTTTATTTGAACCAAAGTATGCAAGACATTTTGTGACCAGTTCCACCTCGATTTGGGTTTTCCAGGGGCTGATTTTCAGGTTCAAGTTCCTGATGCTGATCACTTTGGCATGCGCTGCCTTGACTATCATATTCTTTATCATTAGCCAGGTAAGTAAGATTCTGCTGCTTTTGTCTTGATAGGGTTGATATGAAACTACTCTGTTTCATGAAATATAAAACTTTAtagtgctccctctttataaggcagccctttatactgcagaacaggttatacgGCAGTACGTTCATGGCTCCCATAATGCACTGTTCTTGTTGTTAGGCTGAACACAAATGGGACCTATGTAACTTTGGCTCCAGAGTGTAGCATTataagagggagcactgtatttaatCTGTAAAAAGATGTAAACAACATCTAATAATAACTCTTTGGGAATAGGGTCCATACTTAGCTGAGCACAACAGCAAACTGTATCTGGCActaattaatatttaacagaatCTGCATGTTGAGTTATAGACTTCTGAAGTAATCTGAAGCTACTTTAAAATTTGTACCGACATAATCCATGTTGGTGTATTTAATTAATCTCTTTACTAAAACATTGCTACTTGCAGTATGTTGGCTAAATGTACAGCTCTGTCTTAATTCTCcctggtgttttttgtttttttttccttcctcttGTTTTGTAGGTGAACGAGGGTCATTGGCACTGGGGGGGCTACACTGTCCAAGTGAACAGTGCTTTCTTCACCGGGATCTACGGCATGTGGAACCTCTATGTTTTTGCAATCATGTTCCTCTATGCACCTTCACATAAGCGCTATGGGGATGACCAGTCAAATGGTAAGCTGATGCATGTCTGGACTAAGATCCAATttgacatttatgtattttgacAAAGTCGTAGCGGGATGCTATATAAATTACAGGAGGTTTGGTATGGAAAACTTGGTCCTTAATTTTATACTTTTTGTCTTGAGTTTTTGGTTTTGTAACACTGAATTTCCATCACTAATGGCCGCTGTTAGGACTGGTGGATTACTAACTTCCGAGGCAACCAGGCAGATTGGGTTATAGGACAGGAAGTCCCACCCATATTAAGATTAAAAGGAAGCTGACAGGGTTCGGAGGGGAAAGGCGAACCAGGAAGTGCTGGGGTGGATGCAGGTGTCATGGAAGAAATCATAGTTCCAGGGTAGATGGGCTGTCCCCGGTAGACATCCTAGGGGCATTCTCGATAATGCCAGAGAAATGTGGGAAGAACAGTCCCAATCCTTTTAGAACATAGTAGAGCATGTGATTGAGTTGCAGGAACATGTAAACAAGGTCACGCTCATCATAAGAAATTGCTTGGAGAAAGCCCAAAGATAACAATCCTTGCATTTATAATAAAACCACCAGATCCATTGATCCGGGAGACAGAGTGTTGGTCTTAGTGCTTATCCCAGAAAGTAAACACTTTGCCCACTGGCAGGGTTCGTATGAGATTATTGAGGCAATGGGTCCCGTTACTATAAAGTCTGATGGACCAGTAGAAGAAAAGGTGAgcaaatttaccatgttaatctAAAAGTGTGGAAAGACTGAGAGCTAGTGGTGGCAGCCAGTGATAACATGGGCAGCAAAAGTCCCAGAGTACTTTTTGCGATACCAATTGAACGTGAACCAGGTAAAAGTGGAAGGATTGGTGACGCAGTATAGAGATTTGTTCTCTAAGCTACCTGGGAACACCACCAAAACGGAGCATGATCTCGTTCCAGAGCCCAGCATGAAGGTCAGACTGTGGTCGTATAGGGTACCAGAAGCAAAAAGGACCGATGTCCAAAAGGAGATCCAAACCGTGCTCGATTTTGGGAATAATCCAGGAGTCCTCCAGTGACCG
Coding sequences within it:
- the LOC121326886 gene encoding protein wntless homolog isoform X2; translation: MAGAIIENMSTKKLVIVGVILVTFQVFSFLVGGLIAPSPTSAVHYLATKCVDIRKHHQSSKWFMPWGPSQCEKIRDFDEAMIKQIEANEIVFAVHIPLPNNEMSPWFQFMLFILQFDIAFKMGNQIEEGAVVTIDVSLAYRDDTFSKWTEMAHSIEQRKLSCNFSTPKTHEYEGRHYECDLLPFVELGSVAHKYYLINIRLPVNERKKINVGIGEIKDIRLVGIHQNGGFTKVWFAMKTFLTPSILLIMIWYWRRITLMTRPPVLLEKVIFALGISMTFINIPVEWFSVGFNWTWMLLFGDIRQGIFYAMLLSFWIIFCGEHLMDQSERNHFGVYWKQVGPIVFGSFCLFIFDMCERGVQLKNPFYSIWASDVGTELAMAFIIVAGICACLYFLFLCFMVFQVFRNINGKRTALPAMSKARRLHYEGLIFRFKFLMLITLACAALTIIFFIISQVNEGHWHWGGYTVQVNSAFFTGIYGMWNLYVFAIMFLYAPSHKRYGDDQSNAGDLGVNSGEEIQLTTTMTHVDGPTEIYRMMGKESQE
- the LOC121326886 gene encoding protein wntless homolog isoform X1; translated protein: MAGAIIENMSTKKLVIVGVILVTFQVFSFLVGGLIAPSPTSAVHYLATKCVDIRKHHQSSKWFMPWGPSQCEKIRDFDEAMIKQIEANEIVFAVHIPLPNNEMSPWFQFMLFILQFDIAFKMGNQIEEGAVVTIDVSLAYRDDTFSKWTEMAHSIEQRKLSCNFSTPKTHEYEGRHYECDLLPFVELGSVAHKYYLINIRLPVNERKKINVGIGEIKDIRLVGIHQNGGFTKVWFAMKTFLTPSILLIMIWYWRRITLMTRPPVLLEKVIFALGISMTFINIPVEWFSVGFNWTWMLLFGDIRQGIFYAMLLSFWIIFCGEHLMDQSERNHFGVYWKQVGPIVFGSFCLFIFDMCERGVQLKNPFYSIWASDVGTELAMAFIIVAGICACLYFLFLCFMVFQVFRNINGKRTALPAMSKARRLHYEGLIFRFKFLMLITLACAALTIIFFIISQVNEGHWHWGGYTVQVNSAFFTGIYGMWNLYVFAIMFLYAPSHKRYGDDQSNEPSMKVRLWSYRVPEAKRTDVQKEIQTVLDFGNNPGVLQ